DNA from Cynocephalus volans isolate mCynVol1 chromosome 2, mCynVol1.pri, whole genome shotgun sequence:
ATGACCTTGTGGGCCTCCTGGAAGAGGTCCTCCCCCACTGCCGCCTCCACACGCTGACGCCATGCAGCTAGCTTGGGTCGGCCTTCAAAGACTTGGCAGCCAGCACCCACAGGCTGTAGGGAGAAGGGGGACAGGGTGAGAATGGATGGGTAAGGCCAAAGACAGGCAGCATGTGCCTGCTTTGGGGACCACAGAGCTCCAGAAGGGGTTTCCATACATAAGCACAGTCTCACAGCTAGGTGAGTGCAGCATAAGCAGGACTTCAGCAACCAGCCAGGGCCCCCCTGCCTAGAGAGCCCACCCTGCCAGCAGCACTCACATGCATCAGCTCCGTGATGGCCACCAGGTCAGCCAGGGAAATGTGGGACCCGATGAGGAAGGCCTTGTTCTGGAGGAACTTGTCCTCGAGCAACTGCAGAGTTTCGTCCAACTCTGCCAGGGTGGCTGCCAGCATCTGGGGAGATACTGGCTCACCCAGGAAAACAGGGAGCATCACCTGGTGGTTGGGCAAGCAAAGCAGGGAGTTAGGGGCCAGCCAGCCTTGGGGGCATAAAGGCAAGCATCCCTCCCCACCAAACTTGGAGCTGCCTCCTGGTTCCATGTACCTTTCTTCCAAGGCCTGGTTAGGACTGTAGGGAAATTCCCAAGGGACTCCTTTTCCCAGAAATATTCCTACTTCCATGATCTCAGAATAATTCAAACCTCTTTGAGAATGACTCAAAAGGAAACTGAACAATGAGTTCCATGCTTTTGAGGGGAGAGAGCTAGCTTAGAAATGATCTATTTTATAGCCTCTTTCCCCCTGAATATAAAATTAGTACCCCTTACAGAATAAGGAACTAGGAGGACAGGACTTTAGGATCTCTACTCTAaaaactgtgtgaccttgagcaagatactcaaactctctgggcctcaatttcatCATATATAATACAGGAAAAATAATAGTACATGGCTCATTTTGTAAATAGGaaaatgaagcccagagaggggcagtCATTTGCTCAAGATGGCACAGCCAAGAAGAGACTAAGTCAGCcggctggttacctcagttgattagagtgctgccttgtaacaccaaggtcaggggttcagttccccttgctggccagccaccaaaa
Protein-coding regions in this window:
- the LOC134369490 gene encoding glutathione S-transferase theta-1 isoform X2, translating into MGLELYLDLLSQPCRAVYIFARKNGIPFELRTVELLKGVMLPVFLGEPVSPQMLAATLAELDETLQLLEDKFLQNKAFLIGSHISLADLVAITELMHPVGAGCQVFEGRPKLAAWRQRVEAAVGEDLFQEAHKVILKVKDSPPADPTIKQKLMPGLLAMIR